A stretch of the Vitis vinifera cultivar Pinot Noir 40024 chromosome 16, ASM3070453v1 genome encodes the following:
- the LOC100261463 gene encoding uncharacterized protein LOC100261463 isoform X1 gives MAKRKERTLAELYNGTEMILEPEITPVLRGSCRMQGPVDETDYDIQTNTASAEKGSRKAYIRTESGTCNVCSTPCSSCMHFNQALMGSKSDESSDENCRGNAVSQYSVNDVQPPFKSRTCDNLQNTASEISNLVSANSSHDSFCENAQSQAALDASEDVEMLPSENIVEDHLASEPKCVSDQRSLPNKYDDPKGLEVHDDNISCIIENKDEKTSYNADRKCSAGSVSSVCQEGFGKTVHFQTASGSHDVSDMKKSHNNSGQVSCYTQDSIQKVPPSLSTPSEVPSLKDIDIGTGSQGSGLPSCNPKVKDLEEDFSSHLKEELPECSMGHMNSSSTKEAALNVVSDEKSAGYDSADTIANSKTSFIGGSSVVSIEVHTDLEVETDKDGKDRPTEALKCVDQDEEVKKCNELPKLPDIEKPSLQSQLVDESDESDVVEHDVKVCDICGDAGREDLLAICSRCSDGAEHTYCMREMLDKVPEGNWMCEECRFEKEIENQKQVKVEMEGTEKNQLSGQANAVNADVLVKLDTKDSDVEGNSTHKVVSGTQVSGKRHAENTEVGPVVKRQAVELSSGSPKSSSPSRIAALSRNGSFKNSDKGKVRPVHQTSSTTHSSDIPETARSPTAGPRLTPRGALLKSNSFSTSNTKPKVKPVEEVLPEKQKRVREPASLDMKEGVSKMMGKSMSFKSSGRLNATESKVKMLSPNFSHVQNPKGLKQAIERNSFDRKNSFKSERTLGSSAMAGSSVSTPKPDQKPASRGESVSLSSISNNRDSKAVQSDGKLTSPKPTCHPSRKGSEIPVTLGEVKRQSSSSTNGTCSSSEQKPNHASLKDEPSSNSWNTEKSVHANETPQDGSPWSRESTNQGEKTRETSVNRPKQSSTTGGRNLPCEKCKEIGHSSQSCTTRSPRPSTVDASAAKSSKELMNKGNKLKAAIEAAMLKRPGIYKRNKVLDQSDEASLSSTDLNGQMASQDQLSISSSTKNMVSAEGMDEGKAIVQNYTVDSSKQTAVNNLKQLSVLPTGSVFSSKVGEVDSIVPADVKPSMRDISSDASTAANVLWKMPVIPEHEYIWQGVFEVHRSGKVPDLCGGVQAHLSTCASPKVLEVANKFPHKVLLNEVPRSSMWPAQFQDCSVKEDNIGLYFFAKDLESYERNYRSLLESMMKNDLALKGNIDGVELLIFPSNQLPEKSQRWNMMFFLWGVFKGRRLNCSEQTSGSSKVVCIPSLNTVPEDDDIPSIAMTSSENTCSPERMAKDVNTCDRSCDVDLSSMAPALVDIPFVSSSETVNGNHNTKTPSCDDKCLGSQEKMEQQETKLDVHFLSRIPTGSSQLCPEVRCTSTSLKERSDPDGKLESKLQPSVPLIKIGSGSNRVEKLPVHRAASLDRQDVLHHPFKMLPIGSQEVGVMRSISEEKLHDRMSSITSRAKFEIVLMDEDRVMDTEADGEGWQFNTKRPRSDPTETVSQPSSTGTSQGLPWNTGNSILVDGESERKKLKTSYTGAFVCNSSRNTSSLSDGFASPINDPAPVVPPINEKRFFPVDLHPVRNFLLGDDSMPRKAFSPEYEDRLHDTVPNLELALGAEKKPSKQGILPWYLGSADKKTEQDKPPDMVTIKEDDDAASLSLSLSFPIPEKERAVKPVPRTEQLLPERPNVNTSFLLFGRGFPDS, from the exons GCATCAGCTGAAAAGGGAAGTCGGAAAGCTTATATTAGGACAGAATCTGGGACCTGTAACGTGTGCTCCACTCCTTGCTCATCTTGCATGCATTTTAACCAAGCTCTCATGGGGTCAAAGTCTGATGAATCTTCTGATGAAAACTGCCGGGGAAATGCTGTTAGCCAGTATTCTGTTAATGATGTGCAACCTCCTTTTAAGAGTAGAACATGTGATAACTTACAAAATACTGCCAGTGAGATAAGTAATCTAGTCAGTGCTAATTCAAGTCATGATTCATTCTGTGAAAATGCTCAAAGTCAAGCAGCATTGGATGCGTCTGAAGATGTTGAGATGCTTCCAAGTGAAAATATTGTAGAGGATCACCTTGCTTCGGAACCAAAATGTGTTTCTGATCAAAGAAGCCTTCCAAATAAGTATGATGATCCAAAGGGTTTAGAAGTGCATGATGATAACATCTCATGTATTATTGAGAATAAAGATGAAAAGACCAGTTATAATGCTGACAGAAAATGTAGTGCAGGTTCAGTTAGTAGTGTTTGTCAAGAGGGATTTGGAAAGACTGTTCATTTTCAAACTGCCTCAGGCAGTCATGATGTCAGTGATATGAAAAAGAGCCATAATAACAGTGGGCAAGTGAGTTGTTATACTCAAGATTCTATTCAGAAGGTGCCTCCTAGTTTATCAACACCTTCAGAGGTTCCTTCCTTAAAAGATATTGATATTGGCACTGGCTCACAGGGCAGTGGATTGCCTTCCTGCAACCCAAAAGTTAAGGATTTGGAAGAGGATTTCTCTTCTCATCTCAAGGAAGAATTGCCCGAGTGCTCAATGGGGCATATGAATTCATCATCGACAAAAGAGGCAGCACTGAATGTTGTATCTGATGAGAAATCTGCTGGATATGACTCTGCTGATACTATTGCAAATAGTAAAACTAGTTTTATTGGAGGCAGTTCTGTGGTTTCAATTGAAGTTCATACAGACTTAGAAGTAGAGACTGACAAGGATGGTAAGGACAGGCCGACTGAAGCATTGAAATGTGTAGACCAAGATGAGGAGGTCAAGAAGTGCAATGAGTTGCCTAAGTTACCTGATATTGAGAAACCTTCTTTGCAATCTCAGCTTGTGGATGAGAGTGATGAATCAGACGTTGTGGAACATGAT GTCAAAGTTTGTGATATCTGTGGAGATGCAGGTCGGGAGGATTTACTTGCTATTTGTAGTAGATGCAGTGATGGTGCTGAGCACAC CTATTGCATGCGAGAAATGCTGGATAAAGTTCCAGAAGGTAATTGGATGTGTGAAGAATGCAGGTTTGAGAAGGAAATTGAAAACCAGAAGCAAGTGAAAGTTGAAATGGAGGGTACTGAGAAAAATCAACTTTCTGGACAAGCAAATGCTGTAAATGCTGATGTACTTGTGAAGTTGGATACAAAAGATTCAGATGTTGAGGGAAACAGTACCCACAAAGTTGTTTCAGGTACACAAGTCTCTGGTAAGAGACATGCTGAGAATACAGAAGTTGGTCCAGTGGTGAAAAGGCAGGCTGTTGAACTAAGCTCGGGATCGCCAAAGTCATCTAGCCCTAGCAGAATAGCTGCATTATCTCGGAATGGTTCATTCAAGAATTCAGATAAGGGGAAAGTTAGGCCAGTCCATCAAACGTCTTCTACCACACACTCCAGTGATATTCCGGAAACTGCACGATCTCCAACTGCAGGTCCACGACTTACACCTCGTG GTGCTTTGTTAAAGTCTAATTCTTTCAGCACTTCAAACACAAAACCAAAAGTGAAACCTGTAGAGGAAGTTCTTCCTGAAAAGCAGAAGAGGGTTAGGGAACCTGCTTCCCTTGATATGAAGGAGGGTGTTAGTAAAATGATGGGAAAATCCATGTCATTTAAATCCTCAGGCCGTTTAAATGCTACTGAATCAAAAGTTAAAATGCTCTCCCCTAATTTTTCTCATGTTCAGAATCCAAAAGGATTAAAACAGGCTATAGAACGAAACTCATTTGATAGGAAGAATTCGTTTAAATCAGAACGTACATTGGGTAGTTCAGCAATGGCTGGTTCTAGTGTTTCTACACCAAAGCCTGATCAAAAACCTGCATCTCGTGGCGAATCTGTTTCACTTTCTTCTATAAGCAATAACCGTGATTCGAAGGCTGTGCAGTCTGATGGGAAATTAACTTCTCCAAAGCCAACTTGCCATCCAAGTCGTAAAGGTTCAGAAATTCCAGTTACTTTAG GTGAAGTTAAGAGGCAGTCTTCTTCATCTACCAATGGAACATGCAGTTCTTCTGAACAGAAGCCTAACCATGCTAGCTTGAAGGATGAACCTTCATCAAATTCGTGGAACACTGAGAAATCTGTTCATGCTAATGAAACACCACAAGATGGGTCACCTTGGTCTCGGGAATCAACTAACCAGGGTGAGAAAACGAGAGAGACTTCTGTTAATCGCCCAAAGCAGAGTTCCACCACTGGTGGAAGAAATCTTCCCTGtgaaaaatgtaaagaaattgGTCATTCTTCGCAATCTTGCACAACTAGAAGTCCTCGGCCTTCTACTGTTGATGCATCAGCTGCAAAAAGTTCAAAAGAGTTGATGAACAAGGGTAATAAGTTGAAAGCTGCAATTGAAGCAGCCATGCTTAAAAGGCCTGGAATATACAAAAGGAACAAAGTTCTTGATCAATCTGATGAGGCTTCCTTGTCAAGCACAGATTTGAATGGTCAAATGGCTTCTCAAGATCAATTATCAATTTCGAGTAGTACAAAGAATATGGTTTCTGCTGAAGGAATGGATGAAGGGAAGGCAATAGTCCAGAATTATACTGTTGACTCTTCCAAACAAACAGCTGTCAACAACTTGAAGCAGCTTTCTGTGCTCCCTACTGGATCTGTATTCTCTTCCAAAGTGGGAGAAGTAGATTCTATTGTCCCTGCTGATGTAAAGCCTTCTATGAGAGACATTTCTAGTGATGCTTCCACTGCAGCTAATGTTCTTTGGAAGATGCCTGTCATTCCAGAGCATGAATATATTTGGCA AGGGGTTTTTGAAGTCCATAGAAGTGGAAAAGTGCCAGACTTATGTGGTGGAGTGCAAGCACACTTATCAACCTGTGCGTCACCTAAAGTTCTTGAAGTGGCAAATAAGTTTCCCCACAAGGTTCTCTTGAATGAAGTTCCTCGCTCGAGTATGTGGCCAGCCCAGTTTCAAGATTGCAGTGTTAAAGAAGATAACATTGGGCTCTATTTTTTTGCTAAAGATCTTGAAAG TTACGAGAGAAACTACAGGAGTTTGTTGGAGAGCATGATGAAGAATGATTTAGCTCTTAAAGGAAACATTGATGGTGTTGAACTCCTGATATTCCCATCCAACCAGCTTCCTGAGAAATCTCAGC GTTGGAATATGATGTTTTTCTTATGGGGTGTATTCAAAGGAAGGAGATTGAATTGCTCAGAACAGACATCTGGTTCTTCAAAGGTTGTCTGTATTCCTAGTTTGAATACAGTACCTGAGGATGATGATATTCCCAGCATTGCCATGACTTCATCTGAGAACACATGCTCACCTGAACGTATGGCTAAAGATGTAAACACATGTGACAGATCATGCGATGTAGACCTGTCATCCATGGCTCCTGCCTTAGTGGACATACCCTTTGTTTCATCATCTGAAACTGTAAATGGAAATCACAATACGAAAACACCTTCATGCGATGATAAGTGCTTAGGTTCACAAGAAAAAATGGAGCAGCAGGAGACCAAACTTGATGTCCACTTCTTGTCCAGGATTCCAACAGGCAGTTCACAGTTGTGCCCGGAAGTGAGATGCACCAGTACTTCCCTG AAAGAGCGTAGCGATCCAGATGGCAAACTGGAGTCGAAGCTTCAACCTTCTGTTCCATTAATTAAGATAGGAAGTGGTTCGAATAGAGTTGAGAAGTTGCCAGTGCATCGGGCCGCATCACTTGATAGGCAGGATGTTCTGCATCATCCTTTCAAGATGCTTCCCATTGGTTCTCAAGAGGTAGGTGTCATGAGGAGCATCAGTGAGGAGAAGCTACATGATAGAATGAGCAGCATCACGAGTCGAGCAAAATTTGAGATTGTCTTGATGGACGAAGATAGGGTTATGGACACAGAAGCTGATGGAGAGGGTTGGCAATTCAACACTAAACGGCCACGCTCTGATCCTACAGAGACAGTGTCACAACCTTCTTCTACTGGCACAAGTCAAGGATTGCCATGGAATACTGGGAATAGTATTTTGGTTGATGGAGAAAGTGAGCGCAAGAAACTGAAGACAAGTTATACTGGAGCATTTGTTTGTAACAGTTCTAGAAATACGAGTTCTTTGAGTGATGGTTTTGCATCACCCATAAACGATCCGGCTCCTGTTGTTCCACCTATCAATGAAAAAAGATTCTTTCCTGTAGATTTGCATCCTGTGAGGAACTTCCTCTTGGGGGATGACTCCATGCCTCGGAAAGCATTCTCACCAGAATATGAGGATCGACTTCATGATACAGTCCCAAATCTTGAGCTTGCCTTGGGGGCTGAAAAGAAACCATCAAAACAAGGGATCCTGCCTTGGTATCTTGGGAGTGCAGACAAGAAAACCGAGCAGGACAAGCCTCCTGATATGGTGACAATCAAGGAAGACGACGATGCAGCTTCtctttccctttctctttcctttccaATCCCAGAGAAGGAACGAGCTGTGAAACCTGTCCCCAGAACTGAGCAGCTCCTTCCTGAAAGGCCCAATGTGAATACATCCTTCCTCCTATTTGGGAGGGGCTTCCCAGACAGTTAG
- the LOC100261463 gene encoding uncharacterized protein LOC100261463 isoform X2: MQGPVDETDYDIQTNTASAEKGSRKAYIRTESGTCNVCSTPCSSCMHFNQALMGSKSDESSDENCRGNAVSQYSVNDVQPPFKSRTCDNLQNTASEISNLVSANSSHDSFCENAQSQAALDASEDVEMLPSENIVEDHLASEPKCVSDQRSLPNKYDDPKGLEVHDDNISCIIENKDEKTSYNADRKCSAGSVSSVCQEGFGKTVHFQTASGSHDVSDMKKSHNNSGQVSCYTQDSIQKVPPSLSTPSEVPSLKDIDIGTGSQGSGLPSCNPKVKDLEEDFSSHLKEELPECSMGHMNSSSTKEAALNVVSDEKSAGYDSADTIANSKTSFIGGSSVVSIEVHTDLEVETDKDGKDRPTEALKCVDQDEEVKKCNELPKLPDIEKPSLQSQLVDESDESDVVEHDVKVCDICGDAGREDLLAICSRCSDGAEHTYCMREMLDKVPEGNWMCEECRFEKEIENQKQVKVEMEGTEKNQLSGQANAVNADVLVKLDTKDSDVEGNSTHKVVSGTQVSGKRHAENTEVGPVVKRQAVELSSGSPKSSSPSRIAALSRNGSFKNSDKGKVRPVHQTSSTTHSSDIPETARSPTAGPRLTPRGALLKSNSFSTSNTKPKVKPVEEVLPEKQKRVREPASLDMKEGVSKMMGKSMSFKSSGRLNATESKVKMLSPNFSHVQNPKGLKQAIERNSFDRKNSFKSERTLGSSAMAGSSVSTPKPDQKPASRGESVSLSSISNNRDSKAVQSDGKLTSPKPTCHPSRKGSEIPVTLGEVKRQSSSSTNGTCSSSEQKPNHASLKDEPSSNSWNTEKSVHANETPQDGSPWSRESTNQGEKTRETSVNRPKQSSTTGGRNLPCEKCKEIGHSSQSCTTRSPRPSTVDASAAKSSKELMNKGNKLKAAIEAAMLKRPGIYKRNKVLDQSDEASLSSTDLNGQMASQDQLSISSSTKNMVSAEGMDEGKAIVQNYTVDSSKQTAVNNLKQLSVLPTGSVFSSKVGEVDSIVPADVKPSMRDISSDASTAANVLWKMPVIPEHEYIWQGVFEVHRSGKVPDLCGGVQAHLSTCASPKVLEVANKFPHKVLLNEVPRSSMWPAQFQDCSVKEDNIGLYFFAKDLESYERNYRSLLESMMKNDLALKGNIDGVELLIFPSNQLPEKSQRWNMMFFLWGVFKGRRLNCSEQTSGSSKVVCIPSLNTVPEDDDIPSIAMTSSENTCSPERMAKDVNTCDRSCDVDLSSMAPALVDIPFVSSSETVNGNHNTKTPSCDDKCLGSQEKMEQQETKLDVHFLSRIPTGSSQLCPEVRCTSTSLKERSDPDGKLESKLQPSVPLIKIGSGSNRVEKLPVHRAASLDRQDVLHHPFKMLPIGSQEVGVMRSISEEKLHDRMSSITSRAKFEIVLMDEDRVMDTEADGEGWQFNTKRPRSDPTETVSQPSSTGTSQGLPWNTGNSILVDGESERKKLKTSYTGAFVCNSSRNTSSLSDGFASPINDPAPVVPPINEKRFFPVDLHPVRNFLLGDDSMPRKAFSPEYEDRLHDTVPNLELALGAEKKPSKQGILPWYLGSADKKTEQDKPPDMVTIKEDDDAASLSLSLSFPIPEKERAVKPVPRTEQLLPERPNVNTSFLLFGRGFPDS, encoded by the exons GCATCAGCTGAAAAGGGAAGTCGGAAAGCTTATATTAGGACAGAATCTGGGACCTGTAACGTGTGCTCCACTCCTTGCTCATCTTGCATGCATTTTAACCAAGCTCTCATGGGGTCAAAGTCTGATGAATCTTCTGATGAAAACTGCCGGGGAAATGCTGTTAGCCAGTATTCTGTTAATGATGTGCAACCTCCTTTTAAGAGTAGAACATGTGATAACTTACAAAATACTGCCAGTGAGATAAGTAATCTAGTCAGTGCTAATTCAAGTCATGATTCATTCTGTGAAAATGCTCAAAGTCAAGCAGCATTGGATGCGTCTGAAGATGTTGAGATGCTTCCAAGTGAAAATATTGTAGAGGATCACCTTGCTTCGGAACCAAAATGTGTTTCTGATCAAAGAAGCCTTCCAAATAAGTATGATGATCCAAAGGGTTTAGAAGTGCATGATGATAACATCTCATGTATTATTGAGAATAAAGATGAAAAGACCAGTTATAATGCTGACAGAAAATGTAGTGCAGGTTCAGTTAGTAGTGTTTGTCAAGAGGGATTTGGAAAGACTGTTCATTTTCAAACTGCCTCAGGCAGTCATGATGTCAGTGATATGAAAAAGAGCCATAATAACAGTGGGCAAGTGAGTTGTTATACTCAAGATTCTATTCAGAAGGTGCCTCCTAGTTTATCAACACCTTCAGAGGTTCCTTCCTTAAAAGATATTGATATTGGCACTGGCTCACAGGGCAGTGGATTGCCTTCCTGCAACCCAAAAGTTAAGGATTTGGAAGAGGATTTCTCTTCTCATCTCAAGGAAGAATTGCCCGAGTGCTCAATGGGGCATATGAATTCATCATCGACAAAAGAGGCAGCACTGAATGTTGTATCTGATGAGAAATCTGCTGGATATGACTCTGCTGATACTATTGCAAATAGTAAAACTAGTTTTATTGGAGGCAGTTCTGTGGTTTCAATTGAAGTTCATACAGACTTAGAAGTAGAGACTGACAAGGATGGTAAGGACAGGCCGACTGAAGCATTGAAATGTGTAGACCAAGATGAGGAGGTCAAGAAGTGCAATGAGTTGCCTAAGTTACCTGATATTGAGAAACCTTCTTTGCAATCTCAGCTTGTGGATGAGAGTGATGAATCAGACGTTGTGGAACATGAT GTCAAAGTTTGTGATATCTGTGGAGATGCAGGTCGGGAGGATTTACTTGCTATTTGTAGTAGATGCAGTGATGGTGCTGAGCACAC CTATTGCATGCGAGAAATGCTGGATAAAGTTCCAGAAGGTAATTGGATGTGTGAAGAATGCAGGTTTGAGAAGGAAATTGAAAACCAGAAGCAAGTGAAAGTTGAAATGGAGGGTACTGAGAAAAATCAACTTTCTGGACAAGCAAATGCTGTAAATGCTGATGTACTTGTGAAGTTGGATACAAAAGATTCAGATGTTGAGGGAAACAGTACCCACAAAGTTGTTTCAGGTACACAAGTCTCTGGTAAGAGACATGCTGAGAATACAGAAGTTGGTCCAGTGGTGAAAAGGCAGGCTGTTGAACTAAGCTCGGGATCGCCAAAGTCATCTAGCCCTAGCAGAATAGCTGCATTATCTCGGAATGGTTCATTCAAGAATTCAGATAAGGGGAAAGTTAGGCCAGTCCATCAAACGTCTTCTACCACACACTCCAGTGATATTCCGGAAACTGCACGATCTCCAACTGCAGGTCCACGACTTACACCTCGTG GTGCTTTGTTAAAGTCTAATTCTTTCAGCACTTCAAACACAAAACCAAAAGTGAAACCTGTAGAGGAAGTTCTTCCTGAAAAGCAGAAGAGGGTTAGGGAACCTGCTTCCCTTGATATGAAGGAGGGTGTTAGTAAAATGATGGGAAAATCCATGTCATTTAAATCCTCAGGCCGTTTAAATGCTACTGAATCAAAAGTTAAAATGCTCTCCCCTAATTTTTCTCATGTTCAGAATCCAAAAGGATTAAAACAGGCTATAGAACGAAACTCATTTGATAGGAAGAATTCGTTTAAATCAGAACGTACATTGGGTAGTTCAGCAATGGCTGGTTCTAGTGTTTCTACACCAAAGCCTGATCAAAAACCTGCATCTCGTGGCGAATCTGTTTCACTTTCTTCTATAAGCAATAACCGTGATTCGAAGGCTGTGCAGTCTGATGGGAAATTAACTTCTCCAAAGCCAACTTGCCATCCAAGTCGTAAAGGTTCAGAAATTCCAGTTACTTTAG GTGAAGTTAAGAGGCAGTCTTCTTCATCTACCAATGGAACATGCAGTTCTTCTGAACAGAAGCCTAACCATGCTAGCTTGAAGGATGAACCTTCATCAAATTCGTGGAACACTGAGAAATCTGTTCATGCTAATGAAACACCACAAGATGGGTCACCTTGGTCTCGGGAATCAACTAACCAGGGTGAGAAAACGAGAGAGACTTCTGTTAATCGCCCAAAGCAGAGTTCCACCACTGGTGGAAGAAATCTTCCCTGtgaaaaatgtaaagaaattgGTCATTCTTCGCAATCTTGCACAACTAGAAGTCCTCGGCCTTCTACTGTTGATGCATCAGCTGCAAAAAGTTCAAAAGAGTTGATGAACAAGGGTAATAAGTTGAAAGCTGCAATTGAAGCAGCCATGCTTAAAAGGCCTGGAATATACAAAAGGAACAAAGTTCTTGATCAATCTGATGAGGCTTCCTTGTCAAGCACAGATTTGAATGGTCAAATGGCTTCTCAAGATCAATTATCAATTTCGAGTAGTACAAAGAATATGGTTTCTGCTGAAGGAATGGATGAAGGGAAGGCAATAGTCCAGAATTATACTGTTGACTCTTCCAAACAAACAGCTGTCAACAACTTGAAGCAGCTTTCTGTGCTCCCTACTGGATCTGTATTCTCTTCCAAAGTGGGAGAAGTAGATTCTATTGTCCCTGCTGATGTAAAGCCTTCTATGAGAGACATTTCTAGTGATGCTTCCACTGCAGCTAATGTTCTTTGGAAGATGCCTGTCATTCCAGAGCATGAATATATTTGGCA AGGGGTTTTTGAAGTCCATAGAAGTGGAAAAGTGCCAGACTTATGTGGTGGAGTGCAAGCACACTTATCAACCTGTGCGTCACCTAAAGTTCTTGAAGTGGCAAATAAGTTTCCCCACAAGGTTCTCTTGAATGAAGTTCCTCGCTCGAGTATGTGGCCAGCCCAGTTTCAAGATTGCAGTGTTAAAGAAGATAACATTGGGCTCTATTTTTTTGCTAAAGATCTTGAAAG TTACGAGAGAAACTACAGGAGTTTGTTGGAGAGCATGATGAAGAATGATTTAGCTCTTAAAGGAAACATTGATGGTGTTGAACTCCTGATATTCCCATCCAACCAGCTTCCTGAGAAATCTCAGC GTTGGAATATGATGTTTTTCTTATGGGGTGTATTCAAAGGAAGGAGATTGAATTGCTCAGAACAGACATCTGGTTCTTCAAAGGTTGTCTGTATTCCTAGTTTGAATACAGTACCTGAGGATGATGATATTCCCAGCATTGCCATGACTTCATCTGAGAACACATGCTCACCTGAACGTATGGCTAAAGATGTAAACACATGTGACAGATCATGCGATGTAGACCTGTCATCCATGGCTCCTGCCTTAGTGGACATACCCTTTGTTTCATCATCTGAAACTGTAAATGGAAATCACAATACGAAAACACCTTCATGCGATGATAAGTGCTTAGGTTCACAAGAAAAAATGGAGCAGCAGGAGACCAAACTTGATGTCCACTTCTTGTCCAGGATTCCAACAGGCAGTTCACAGTTGTGCCCGGAAGTGAGATGCACCAGTACTTCCCTG AAAGAGCGTAGCGATCCAGATGGCAAACTGGAGTCGAAGCTTCAACCTTCTGTTCCATTAATTAAGATAGGAAGTGGTTCGAATAGAGTTGAGAAGTTGCCAGTGCATCGGGCCGCATCACTTGATAGGCAGGATGTTCTGCATCATCCTTTCAAGATGCTTCCCATTGGTTCTCAAGAGGTAGGTGTCATGAGGAGCATCAGTGAGGAGAAGCTACATGATAGAATGAGCAGCATCACGAGTCGAGCAAAATTTGAGATTGTCTTGATGGACGAAGATAGGGTTATGGACACAGAAGCTGATGGAGAGGGTTGGCAATTCAACACTAAACGGCCACGCTCTGATCCTACAGAGACAGTGTCACAACCTTCTTCTACTGGCACAAGTCAAGGATTGCCATGGAATACTGGGAATAGTATTTTGGTTGATGGAGAAAGTGAGCGCAAGAAACTGAAGACAAGTTATACTGGAGCATTTGTTTGTAACAGTTCTAGAAATACGAGTTCTTTGAGTGATGGTTTTGCATCACCCATAAACGATCCGGCTCCTGTTGTTCCACCTATCAATGAAAAAAGATTCTTTCCTGTAGATTTGCATCCTGTGAGGAACTTCCTCTTGGGGGATGACTCCATGCCTCGGAAAGCATTCTCACCAGAATATGAGGATCGACTTCATGATACAGTCCCAAATCTTGAGCTTGCCTTGGGGGCTGAAAAGAAACCATCAAAACAAGGGATCCTGCCTTGGTATCTTGGGAGTGCAGACAAGAAAACCGAGCAGGACAAGCCTCCTGATATGGTGACAATCAAGGAAGACGACGATGCAGCTTCtctttccctttctctttcctttccaATCCCAGAGAAGGAACGAGCTGTGAAACCTGTCCCCAGAACTGAGCAGCTCCTTCCTGAAAGGCCCAATGTGAATACATCCTTCCTCCTATTTGGGAGGGGCTTCCCAGACAGTTAG